A single window of Sphingobacterium sp. ML3W DNA harbors:
- a CDS encoding SusC/RagA family TonB-linked outer membrane protein, which translates to MKQTLLSFFVGSMILTSVAFAQEKKVSGRVTGADGKPLVGVTIAVQGSNLATQTDANGNYSFSVPTGKVIVFRSIGYADKTLIVKEGQSAFNVTLDNSSNELDEVVVTAMGITKQTKALGYAASTIKSDEITAANNMNAMSGLQGKMAGVSISNSGTTGGSTKVIIRGVSSFTGNNPLYVVDGVPISNGYQSDVTFSRSVDLGNQANDINPDDIESMTVLKGASATALYGSRAAHGVVMITTKKGKLGQNLQVTYTGAINASKVAMVPQTQNLFGQGWPDFNTLENGSWGPKLDGITRPWGSEIDGVSLTKPYSYVKDNIKNFYVTGLDATNVLSISGGGDKSSYMFSYGNFFQQGVLPGHPDKLKRNNFSFRGNTNLDKFAISYGVNYVRRDLDAVYQGQGTSDGGNVTFQELIQIPVDIDINSLKDYNNPYNNDDNYFTAYASNPYKALKDNGSKLQDDRFYGNIDLSYKVLPWLTAVGKLGGDFANTRTIDFAQKVFYTDGSPSANNAKAPVTGRYGENYRKTNQIDATFMFQADKNVSDDINLAGSIGYNFNQRGYSYLDAYVSGLNVPGWYSLKNTSEAPIVNNVFVRQRLMGAFVDATFSYKNYWFVNGSLRSDWSSTLPVKNNNYMYGGINTSLILTDAFQNLKSDNLNYLKVRAAWGKTGADASTYLTENYYQASQIGLGFGNTILPLGGVAGLQHAKTLGNEDLKPEITTEYEFGVEMKLLKNRISLDASYYNRKTVDQIFAIDLSPETGYTRRTRNMGDIRNKGVEIGLNTTPLKFNDFQWDLGVNFTKNTSKVMALYDDTRETLIENAYSVDFVAEIGQPLGVYKVPQVLTVKEGEFAGKTVVNSAGIPITEPNTKKTIGKFEPDFQMGFSTKFRYKDWSLAGVLDWRKGGFFYSYTAQLNYFVGNATETTFNERQPWLVPNSVKQLADGKYVENDVQISVNNQYAYWYSNTNNSQYEKAVLERDFVKLRELVLTYSLPKSVLGSKIKGVDFSLVGRNLFLWTPKSNNFVDPEATNYGNDIRSNFGEFAAGPTFRTYGGSVKVRF; encoded by the coding sequence ATGAAACAAACATTACTCAGTTTTTTTGTGGGTAGTATGATCCTGACCTCTGTTGCCTTTGCGCAAGAGAAAAAGGTAAGTGGTCGTGTTACAGGTGCTGATGGTAAACCCTTAGTAGGCGTAACGATCGCTGTTCAAGGATCTAACCTAGCTACACAAACAGATGCGAATGGAAATTATTCGTTCTCTGTACCAACAGGAAAAGTTATCGTATTCCGTTCGATTGGTTATGCTGACAAAACATTAATCGTAAAAGAAGGTCAGTCAGCTTTTAATGTAACTTTAGATAATTCGTCCAATGAATTAGATGAGGTAGTTGTCACGGCAATGGGTATAACCAAACAGACTAAAGCTCTTGGATATGCTGCTTCAACGATTAAATCGGATGAAATAACTGCTGCCAATAATATGAATGCTATGTCAGGACTTCAGGGTAAAATGGCAGGCGTTAGCATATCAAACTCTGGTACAACAGGTGGTTCTACGAAAGTAATAATTCGTGGTGTTTCCTCATTTACGGGAAATAACCCTCTTTATGTCGTTGATGGAGTGCCTATTAGCAATGGTTATCAGTCTGATGTTACGTTTTCGAGATCTGTTGATTTAGGAAATCAGGCAAATGATATTAATCCGGATGACATTGAATCAATGACTGTCCTTAAAGGAGCTTCTGCTACTGCTCTTTATGGTTCTCGTGCCGCACATGGTGTAGTAATGATTACAACAAAAAAAGGTAAATTGGGGCAAAATTTACAAGTAACCTATACCGGTGCAATCAATGCAAGTAAGGTTGCTATGGTTCCACAAACACAGAATCTTTTTGGGCAAGGGTGGCCAGATTTTAATACTTTGGAAAATGGCTCATGGGGACCAAAATTAGATGGTATTACAAGACCTTGGGGATCAGAAATTGATGGTGTAAGCTTAACTAAACCGTATTCTTACGTAAAAGATAATATAAAGAATTTTTATGTTACAGGTTTAGATGCTACAAACGTTTTGTCAATATCAGGTGGCGGAGATAAATCATCATATATGTTCTCTTATGGTAATTTCTTCCAACAGGGAGTGTTACCTGGACATCCAGATAAATTGAAGAGAAATAATTTTTCTTTTAGAGGAAATACAAACCTTGATAAATTTGCTATAAGTTATGGTGTTAATTACGTTAGAAGAGATTTAGATGCTGTATATCAAGGACAGGGAACTTCTGACGGAGGAAATGTAACTTTTCAAGAATTGATCCAAATTCCTGTTGATATTGATATCAATTCTTTGAAAGATTATAATAATCCTTACAATAACGATGATAATTATTTCACTGCTTATGCTTCAAATCCTTATAAAGCTTTGAAAGATAATGGATCAAAATTACAAGATGATCGTTTTTATGGTAATATTGATCTTTCTTATAAAGTTCTTCCTTGGTTAACAGCAGTTGGAAAATTAGGTGGAGATTTTGCAAATACTCGCACTATAGATTTTGCTCAAAAAGTGTTTTATACAGATGGATCGCCATCTGCTAATAATGCAAAGGCGCCAGTAACGGGCCGTTATGGCGAGAATTATAGAAAAACCAATCAGATTGATGCAACATTTATGTTTCAAGCGGATAAAAATGTTTCAGATGATATTAATTTAGCAGGTTCAATTGGATATAATTTCAATCAGCGCGGTTACAGCTATTTAGATGCTTATGTAAGTGGACTAAATGTACCGGGATGGTATAGTTTAAAAAATACAAGCGAAGCACCAATTGTAAATAATGTATTTGTCAGACAACGTCTAATGGGCGCATTTGTTGATGCAACTTTTAGCTACAAGAACTACTGGTTTGTAAACGGTTCATTAAGATCTGATTGGTCATCAACTCTTCCTGTTAAAAATAATAATTACATGTATGGAGGTATAAATACTTCCCTTATTCTAACAGATGCTTTTCAAAATCTGAAATCTGACAATTTAAATTATTTAAAGGTTAGAGCTGCATGGGGTAAAACTGGTGCTGACGCGTCAACATATTTAACTGAAAATTATTACCAAGCTTCACAAATTGGATTAGGTTTTGGTAATACAATTTTACCTTTAGGTGGGGTAGCAGGTTTGCAACATGCTAAAACTTTAGGAAATGAAGATTTAAAACCTGAAATCACTACTGAATATGAATTCGGTGTTGAGATGAAATTATTGAAGAATAGAATCAGTTTAGATGCCTCATACTATAATAGAAAAACAGTTGATCAAATTTTTGCAATTGATCTTTCTCCAGAAACAGGATATACTAGACGCACAAGAAATATGGGAGATATCCGTAATAAGGGTGTTGAAATAGGTTTAAATACTACTCCTTTAAAGTTTAATGATTTTCAATGGGATCTAGGTGTGAATTTTACAAAGAATACGAGTAAAGTAATGGCTTTGTATGATGACACAAGAGAAACATTAATTGAAAATGCTTATTCTGTTGATTTTGTTGCGGAAATTGGACAACCTTTAGGTGTATATAAAGTACCTCAAGTTCTAACAGTTAAAGAGGGAGAGTTTGCTGGAAAAACTGTTGTGAATTCAGCTGGTATTCCAATTACTGAACCGAATACAAAGAAAACTATAGGTAAATTTGAACCTGATTTTCAAATGGGTTTTTCAACAAAATTTAGATATAAAGACTGGAGTCTTGCAGGAGTTTTGGATTGGAGAAAAGGTGGTTTCTTCTATTCATACACAGCTCAATTAAATTATTTTGTTGGGAATGCGACCGAAACTACATTTAATGAAAGACAACCTTGGTTAGTTCCAAATTCAGTTAAGCAATTAGCTGATGGAAAGTATGTTGAAAATGACGTTCAAATCTCTGTAAATAATCAATATGCATATTGGTATTCTAATACGAACAATTCGCAGTATGAAAAGGCAGTGTTAGAAAGAGATTTTGTTAAATTACGTGAATTGGTGCTGACTTATTCTTTACCAAAAAGTGTTTTAGGTTCTAAAATTAAAGGTGTTGACTTTAGTCTAGTTGGTAGAAACTTGTTTCTGTGGACTCCAAAATCAAACAATTTTGTTGATCCAGAAGCAACAAATTACGGTAATGACATCAGATCAAACTTTGGTGAATTTGCAGCTGGCCCCACTTTTAGAACTTATGGTGGTAGCGTAAAGGTTAGATTCTAA